A genomic stretch from Aedes albopictus strain Foshan chromosome 2, AalbF5, whole genome shotgun sequence includes:
- the LOC115265636 gene encoding cilia- and flagella-associated protein 276 has protein sequence MRCKYSCGGGTASIKRERNDDHIPNIDGEGCYMKELPAPPETHPSIRWSASLSPNERVFYHQTLSSARRAAKFVTTGPIPRDSLDINLASQYNHSDELFKGKNDVVMQEETIGQTTFRRLRNTRDLSPEKIIPLKHPLQIGGLQEKASPNTVKLMNTGPHTPLTNPGYSRQSGDGNFFNY, from the exons atgagatgcaAGTACTCCTGCGGTGGTGGTACGGCTTCGATCAAACGCGAACGGAACGATGACCACATCCCGAACATCGATGGCGAGGGGTGCTACATGAAAGAACTGCCGGCCCCACCGGAAACCCACCCGAGCATCCGGTGGTCGGCTTCGCTGAGTCCGAACGAGCGAGTTTTCTACCACCAGACGTTGAGTTCGGCCCGGCGGGCAGCCAAGTTCGTTACGACCGG TCCCATCCCGCGCGACTCCTTGGACATCAACCTAGCCTCACAGTACAACCACTCGGACGAGCTGTTCAAGGGGAAAAACGACGTCGTCATGCAGGAGGAAACCATCGGACAGACCACCTTTCGGCGACTGCGCAACACCCGTGACTTGAGTCCGGAGAAAATCATTCCCCTCAAACATCCGCTGCAGATCGGTGGCCTACAGGAGAAAGCGTCGCCCAACACGGTCAAACTGATGAACACCGGACCGCACACGCCGCTGACGAATCCGGGCTACTCGCGCCAATCGGGAGACGGCAACTTCTTCAACTACTAG